From one Maniola jurtina chromosome 5, ilManJurt1.1, whole genome shotgun sequence genomic stretch:
- the LOC123865063 gene encoding uncharacterized protein LOC123865063 isoform X3, with protein MKLKNPITWSTLVDLRWFLSGGCSGRNMSQSGLKHVATEPTRLESKRERRRGAAGRAAALRRAPSDSDCSGETASLSADSGDRSVRPAPPPPRSGKSRSRRRGSEWEVLEGLKDGQRFEKRPEVFNGYLHKKRKWPLKGWHKRFFVVDGGILVYARSPTDVARGRLHGSVDVGLSVISAKARRRRIDIDADEFIYHLRAKTPDVFRTWLNVLKAHRLYRQHLLTFGARESVPKIHAPLEDLPPTDTSSHTSDLNNLESSLEIIQNPWEVPETLAYPVFTFPPRLHDFTPKCNYLPNINEAQTPIKAWIYNTKDNQLIPMTYNPFEDQYFTSETHKSLCSMNYVQETYEEIVTKNFENKSLDTSRRTTDAEKQIHSTDLESNFNLPDHKSFLLSEYSLNSPDRKLYSLTNVNEHTLRDMEFKNIKNNSINEKESQVIENTQTVLFFCHKNRAICNPIIRKSKKSTNLVKYKNLLDEPPLDKPLNKFMILGKYKGPRAIDIENIGEYEAPIKHLNIQVKVHNTEHKGLQNTLAASEYDAIAEKLMVSIFENFRSSSELNRNVTIKTYVNQIVKELYDIKLERSNVHPVKNLFRCLLEYWLNNTSSADFKQINKMTKSIERQSNHFFAKDETTSKSVIASVTKAVQFYGISNMSKEKAKKSDDRDIKYRVKKYKLPYKVNNSFEVERRIQELERILRNTVYVCETVRSTHNREDDIKITKTLIDNLDKLSHEKTAEQSNQGNPFQNSNSSNELPDMQETIDHRISETSIPPDFAKEFLAAYLDLLHENENNRDSDSTTEDVQIDKCGPKSDVQAESIQKKVSISISTKNVMNENIKQNTEQLIDPGQLYLKNFLDQITATFSIDGKNKTINQNPVSKNPHIELNIDDCYVTDSNKIFNSYPIDSYSDIQNPFIDIDNYGTNGKRQLHPYKSSIDSYDDNIRFHHIELNPSLSDGTSKAYRPDTPFIDTKAYHAFNDDVSFEQVDQNTMQNNSIIVDEGPKSVYIMCLKRAALTSNFESKRNHIKRNRNTAHSPEEGPSCSSPREYQEDRPILEKIPKLIDEQFILQLLGNVCALSKNLPTLHKDINSLYLKLYRKHEKLLMNCKKVQGVGLLGKIYNDDTNMKNTEDNETQFVESICPVMIANAVNNTTNTSSYMIEKNANDIAVKECAVTNRLLDKCTQIDFSPNINGTKYTVDLLNMFCTNSTQTDTFSSLCSDTLIKTKKRATLNCKPTRDCAIGTEPAVKSFFDKISSKSFRFWNSDIQDRTKKIINFDKEIKADPINKKAKKERKPPPKVREELIKEITLLSSSFNMNTQSQTDIKRRWLKEKTRQDYNVYQFFMGQNYYKPKRSYSMQNATSSLKLEDSDDLKTIFRCSSEPSYCSGLISPASPLRGPQAGFVSGTPGGRLAGWSIESGGPLDSVSRELGQAQLSLQQLQGYLDALELHQQTHHDTDVSLEGASPNVKKDRRKFGLRKKKSSNKCASAELAPPHMDPSNSHMALSALTAPPSPGGGASSIPASAASLPIVFLSNFLASTLVPCAATRPQSLPGAEALNAPASLCSLTPDQQLREDFTVLAKDLVCSLKNVVATLVRERGRARAESEGTPLLTALRTDLSSALQQNSELRSRLTRIHDASDLAELSSMGHNSPPNRPFQHSLSYSSSCVSASEFFDAEEHEENHKQNQILDADEAGVIELDGDSTSEAGSLSSEDGSASSDNSDAATVTAEQSTLRLNEHGPHSWVRRTRLPHPRPSPGGPSLWNLLYKNIGKDLSQISMPVTINEPLNMLQRLCEELEYSELLDAAAKSVDAVERCALVAAFAVSAYAAAANRAASKPFNPLLAETYECVRADRAFRFIAEQVSHHPPISACHAESPRWVFWQEARIKTKFWGKSMEFQPAGRVHVKLLTTGDHYSWNKVTTCVHNLFGGQRWVDQYGDMHITCHGTDIGCKLNFIKASSWSSSRHEVRGAVTEGGSGTRLRLAGRWSEALYAGDPPAARCLWRPGAMPPEHELYYGFTRFAMELNEMEPGMRDVLPHTDTRLRPDQRALEEGDVESAEQFKHQLEQSQRERRRDCPEHAPAWFRRVLEGSEEMWSFTGEYWKAREAGFPALQAPRLW; from the exons CCGTCGACGTGGCAGCGAATGGGAAGTTCTAGAAGGGTTGAAGGATGGCCAGCGATTCGAGAAACGTCCAGAAGTCTTCAACGGGTACCTTCACAAAAAGCGCAAGTGGCCGCTAAAAGGATGGCACAAG CGTTTCTTCGTAGTAGACGGCGGTATACTAGTCTACGCTCGCTCCCCCACGGACGTGGCGCGAGGTCGGCTTCACGGCTCCGTGGACGTGGGGCTGTCCGTTATATCAGCGAAGGCGCGACGGCGGCGGATAGACATCGACGCGGACGAGTTTATATACCACTTGAGGGCCAAGACGCCGGACGTCTTCAGGACGTGGCTGAATGTGTTGAAAGCTCATAG GTTATACAGACAGCATTTGCTGACGTTTGGTGCCCGAGAATCAGTTCCTAAAATCCATGCCCCACTTGAAGATTTGCCCCCTACGGATACATCGTCAC ATACTTCCGATTTAAACAACTTAGAAAGCTCTTTGGAAATCATTCAAAATCCTTGGGAAGTACCAGAGACGCTGGCCTATCCAGTTTTCACTTTTCCTCCTAGGCTGCATGACTTTACTCCCAAATGTAATTATCTTCCCAACATTAATGAAGCACAAACCCCTATAAAAGCTTGGATTTATAATACTAAAGACAATCAACTTATTCCTATGACGTACAACCCTTTTGAAGATCAATATTTTACAAGCGAAACTCACAAAAGTTTGTGCTCAATGAATTATGTCCAAGAAACATACGAAGAAATTGTaaccaaaaattttgaaaataaatcgcTGGACACATCTCGTCGAACTACTGATGCTGAAAAACAAATACATAGCACTGACTTAGAATCCAATTTTAATTTGCCTGATCATAAGTCCTTTTTGTTGAGTGAATATTCTCTAAACTCTCCTGATCGTAAGTTATATTCACTAACTAATGTTAATGAACATACACTTAGAGAtatggaatttaaaaatataaaaaataacagtATTAACGAGAAAGAATCACAAGTAATTGAAAATACccaaacagttttatttttctgtcaCAAAAATCGAGCAATATGTAATCCAATTATCAGAAAAAGCAAAAAGTCTACTAATCTTGTCAAATACAAGAATTTACTAGATGAACCACCTCTTGATAAGccattaaataaatttatgaTATTGGGAAAGTATAAAGGGCCTAGAGCGATTGACATAGAAAATATAGGTGAATATGAAGCTCCAATAAAACATTTGAACATTCAAGTTAAAGTACACAATACGGAACACAAAGGACTGCAAAATACATTGGCTGCTTCAGAATACGACGCTATTGCAGAAAAACTTATGGTttcaatttttgaaaactttagaaGTAGTAGTGAATTAAATAGAAATGTTACTATAAAGACCTATGTTAACCAAATTGTAAAAGAGCTTTACGATATTAAATTAGAACGCTCAAATGTTCATCCagttaagaatttatttagatGTTTATTAGAGTATTGGTTAAATAATACTTCATCTGCAGACTTCaagcaaataaacaaaatgactAAATCGATAGAAAGACAGTCCAATCATTTTTTTGCCAAAGATGAAACAACGTCTAAGTCCGTGATAGCGAGCGTCACAAAAGCCGTTCAATTTTATGGCATCAGTAACATGAGCAAAGAAAAAGCGAAAAAAAGTGATGATAGAGACATCAAATATAGAgtcaaaaaatataaactacCCTACAAAGTAAATAACAGTTTCGAAGTAGAAAGACGCATCCAAGAACTtgaaagaattttgagaaaCACCGTTTATGTGTGTGAAACTGTGCGTAGCACCCACAATAGAGAAGATGacattaaaataactaaaacaCTTATTGACAATCTCGATAAACTATCTCATGAAAAAACTGCAGAGCAATCAAATCAAGGAAATCCTTTTCAAAATTCTAATTCCTCTAATGAATTACCAGATATGCAAGAAACAATCGATCATCGCATTAGTGAAACATCTATACCTCCTGATTTTGCTAAAGAATTTTTAGCTGCATATTTAGATCTGCTACATGAGAATGAAAATAATCGTGATAGTGATTCAACTACAGAAGACGTTCAAATAGATAAATGTGGACCCAAAAGTGACGTTCAAGCTGAATCTATACAAAAGAAAGTATCAATTAGCATATCTACAAAAAATgttatgaatgaaaatattaaacaaaatacaGAGCAGCTTATTGACCCTGGCCAATTATATTTGAAGAACTTTCTAGATCAAATAACTGCAACTTTTTCTATAGAtggcaaaaataaaacaattaatcAAAATCCCGTAAGTAAAAATCCTCATATAGAACTAAATATTGATGACTGCTATGTAACTgattctaataaaatatttaattcatatCCAATCGATTCGTATTCTGACATTCAAAATCCTTTCATTGACATTGATAATTACGGAACAAATGGTAAGAGACAACTACATCCATATAAAAGTAGCATAGATAGCTATGATGACAACATTCGCTTTCACCATATCGAGCTGAATCCATCTTTAAGTGATGGTACGTCTAAAGCGTATCGTCCAGATACACCTTTCATAGATACTAAAGCATATCATGCATTTAACGACGATGTAAGTTTTGAGCAAGTAGATCAAAATACAATGCAAAATAACAGTATAATTGTTGATGAAGGTCCTAAATCAGTTTATATTATGTGCTTAAAAAGAGCTGCTCTAACATCTAACTTTGAGTCTAAGAGAAATCATATAAAACGTAATAGAAATACAGCTCATTCACCGGAAGAAGGGCCTAGTTGTTCTTCACCTAGAGAATATCAAGAAGATAGACCCATTTTGGAAAAGATTCCTAAACTGATAGATGAACAATTCATCCTACAACTTTTAGGAAATGTGTGTGCACTGTCTAAAAACTTGCCCACTTTACACAAAGATATCAatagtttatatttaaaattgtatAGAAAACACGAGAAACTCCTTATGAATTGCAAAAAAGTTCAGGGTGTAGGCCTTTTAGGTAAAATTTATAATGACGACACAAATATGAAGAATACCGAAGACAACGAAACacaatttgttgaaagcatCTGCCCTGTAATGATTGCAAATGCAGTGAACAACACTACTAACACTAGTAGTTATATGATTGAAAAGAATGCCAATGATATAGCTGTAAAGGAATGTGCTGTAACAAATAGACTTTTGGATAAATGCACACAAATTGACTTCAGTCCAAATATTAATGGCACAAAATACACAGTAGATTTACTGAATATGTTTTGTACAAACAGCACtcaaacagacacattttctaGTCTGTGCAGCGAcacattaattaaaacaaaaaaaagggcAACTTTGAACTGCAAACCTACCAGAGATTGTGCAATAGGCACAGAACCAGCAGTCAAAAGCTTTTTTGACAAAATCAGTTCGAAAAGTTTCCGATTCTGGAATTCAGACATCCAAGacagaacaaaaaaaattataaattttgacAAAGAGATTAAAGCTGATCCAATCAATAAAAAAGCTAAAAAGGAAAGGAAACCACCGCCAAAGGTTAGGGAGGAGTTGATCAAAGAAATCACTCTTCTGTCATCATCTTTCAATATGAACACTCAATCTCAGACAGATATAAAACGGCGTTGGTTGAAAGAGAAGACCAGACAAGATTACAATGTATATCAATTCTTCATGGGTCAGAACTATTACAAACCTAAAAGATCTTATTCAATGCAAAACGCTACATCTTCTCTTAAGCTAGAAGACAGTGACGATCTTAAAACTATATTCAGATGTTCCAGCGAACCTTCCTATTGTTCCG GGCTCATAAGCCCCGCGTCGCCGCTGCGCGGGCCGCAGGCGGGATTCGTATCTGGTACGCCGGGAGGACGACTAGCCGGATGGAGTAtag AATCTGGCGGGCCTCTGGACAGCGTGTCGCGCGAGCTGGGGCAAGCGCAGCTGTCTCTGCAGCAACTGCAGGGGTATCTTGACGCATTGGAGCTGCATCAGCAGACGCACCATGATACTGAC GTATCACTGGAAGGTGCGTCTCCAAACGTCAAGAAAGATCGCCGCAAGTTCGGCCTGCGCAAGAAGAAGTCCAGCAACAAATGTGCTTCCGCAGAACTGGCGCCGCCTCACATGGACCCTTCCAACTCTCATATG GCTCTCTCCGCTCTAACAGCACCACCGTCCCCAGGGGGCGGGGCCTCATCTATCCCCGCCTCCGCAGCCTCGCTCCCTATTG TGTTTCTATCCAACTTTCTGGCCTCCACTTTAGTTC CATGTGCAGCGACCAGACCTCAATCGTTGCCGGGCGCGGAAGCCCTCAATGCGCCCGCCAGCCTTTGTAGCCTGACTCCCGACCAACAGCTGAGGGAAGACTTCACAGTGCTCGCTAAAGACCTGGTCTGCAGTCTCAAGAATGTTGTGGCCACACTG GTGCGGGAACGCGGGCGGGCGCGGGCGGAGTCGGAAGGCACTCCACTGCTGACCGCGCTACGCACAGATCTCTCTTCCGCGTTACAGCAGAACTCCG AGTTGCGCTCGCGCCTCACGCGCATCCACGACGCGTCCGACCTCGCAGAGCTCTCCTCCATGGGGCATAACTCGCCACCG AATCGTCCATTCCAACACTCCCTAAGCTACAGTTCGTCGTGCGTGTCCGCTTCGGAGTTCTTCGACGCGGAAGAACACGAGGAGAACCACAAGCAGAACCAAATCCTTGACGCTGATGAG GCAGGCGTGATAGAATTAGATGGGGACTCTACCTCCGAAGCTGGCTCTCTCAGCAGTGAAGATGGTTCCGCGAGCTCAGACAACTCCGATGCAGCGA CGGTAACAGCAGAGCAGTCAACGCTGCGGCTGAACGAGCACGGGCCGCACTCGTGGGTGCGCCGCACGCGGCTGCCGCACCCGCGCCCGTCGCCCGGCGGGCCCAGCCTGTGGAACCTGCTCTACAAGAACATCGGCAAGGATCTCAGCCAGATATCCATGCCCGTCACTATCAACGAGCCGCTCAACATGCTACAG AGGTTGTGCGAAGAGCTGGAATACTCAGAATTACTAGACGCGGCAGCCAAAAGTGTAGATGCGGTGGAGCGATGTGCGTTAGTGGCGGCGTTCGCGGTCAGTGCGTACGCGGCCGCGGCGAACCGCGCGGCGTCCAAGCCCTTCAATCCGCTACTGGCTGAGACGTACGAGTGCGTGCGAGCCGACAGGGCGTTTAGATTCATTGCTGAACAG GTATCTCATCATCCGCCCATATCGGCGTGTCACGCTGAATCACCTCGCTGGGTGTTCTGGCAGGAGGCGCGCATCAAAACTAAATTCTGGGGCAAATCCATGGAGTTCCAGCCCGCGGGGCGCGTCCACGTCAAACTGTTGACCACGGGCGACCATTACAGTTGGAACAAg GTGACGACCTGCGTGCACAACTTGTTCGGCGGCCAGCGCTGGGTGGACCAGTACGGCGACATGCACATCACGTGCCACGGAACCGACATCGGATGCAAGCTTAACTTTATTAAG GCAAGTTCGTGGTCCAGCAGTAGACACGAGGTTCGCGGCGCGGTGACGGAAGGTGGAAGCGGCACTCGGTTGCGCTTGGCGGGGCGATGGTCGGAGGCGCTATATGCCGGGGACCCACCCGCCGCCCGGTGTTTATGGAGGCCTG GTGCGATGCCTCCGGAACACGAGCTTTATTATGGTTTCACTCGGTTCGCGATGGAGCTGAATGAGATGGAGCCCGGCATGAGAGACGTGCTGCCACATACTGATACGAGACTCAG ACCAGACCAGCGCGCGTTGGAAGAGGGGGACGTGGAGTCCGCGGAGCAGTTCAAGCATCAGCTCGAGCAGTCGCAGCGAGAGAGGAGGCGGGACTGTCCCGAACACGCGCCCGCCTGGTTCCG GAGAGTTCTAGAAGGCAGTGAGGAGATGTGGTCGTTCACGGGCGAGTACTGGAAGGCGCGAGAGGCCGGCTTCCCCGCTCTGCAGGCGCCGCGCCTGTGGTGA